The Geoalkalibacter subterraneus genome contains the following window.
TGCAACTGCTGCAACCACTGGCAGTCCAGGACGTCGCTCTTTCTACCAGGGACATTCTTGACATGCCGCGCGTTGACCAGCCTCACCTCGAAGCCGTGGCTTTCGAGAATCTCAAAGACCGGGATCCAGTAGATCCCAGTGGACTCCATGGCGACCGTGGTAACGCCACAGCAGAGAAGCCAATCGGCCAAACGCTCAAGGTCATCGGTGAAGGTGGAGAATTCGCGGACCGGTTCGGGATCTGCCCCCTCGGGGACCGCTACAAAATGACTCTTGGAGCCGACGTCAATTCCGGCAGCACAGGCGTTGAGATGCACCAGATGCTTCGGTAACCGCATAGGCTTTTTCTTGGATGTCTTCTTCTGCTTCATGACTACGGCCTCCTGGAGAAATAAGGCAGACCGAAAAGGGGAACTGTCGAATGCGGCTCTCTTCTGAACGGGATAGCAAAACGCTTCACCAATGACAAAATCGCCAGTTCCCGGACCATGCTATTCAACGGGCACAAAGGCACCAGTGATCAACGTCAACTATTTTTCCGGGTCAGCGACAATTAAAATTCCCGTTTCTTGAGAGCTGTTGACGACGGTGGCTGTTGGGACTTTTTGCCGCCGCCGCTTGCGGCTCTGCTAGATGTTTTGCTGCTGAAGCTCTCTGGCCTTTTTCTGGCTGTACCCGATGTCCGCTCTGGATACGTCATACAGGTAGACCGGGTGGTCGAAGCCCGACTTGATGAGCAACCCACCGTTACAGTCGGTGATCGCAGTGACGCAACCACTGCCGCAACGCAGAAACCGTGTCGTGTTCTCAGGTGTGAACTCCACCTCAAGCGTCTCCAGGCGGCCTTTCTGGGGGTTGTAGGCTAAGCATTTCATGGGGTTTGCTCCTAAAGGGTCTCTTGGTGTGGCTCAGTCAGGGCCTGCGCCTTTTGTGATTGCTCCAAACGGTAGCTGGGCATATTGAGCTCCAGAATCACGCTGTGGTGAACGAGTCGGTCAATGGCCGCCGCTGTGGTCATGGGATCCTTGAAGATCTGCTCCCATTTTGAGAAGGGCAGATTGCTGGTGAGCATGATGCTGCTACGCTCATAGCGATCCGCCAGCAGGGTGAAGAGGACCTCCATCTCCTCGCGGCTTTGCTGCACGTACCCGATGTCGTCGATGATCAGCGCCTCGTATTTTGCGTAGCGCTTGAGCACGCGGGCCAGCGTCAGATCCCTCTTGGCGATCAGAAGCTCCTGCACCAGCAGGTTACAGGGCATAAAGCGTATCTGCCGGCCCTGATAAATGAGCTCCTGGGCCACCGCGCACAGCAGATGGGTCTTGCCGCTGCCGGGATTGCCGAAGGCCAGGACGTTTTCCTTATGATCGAGAAACGTCGCCTTGAGCAGCTGGGTCAGCTGTGTATCGACCTTACGAGGCAATCGCTTGCGGTCAAACGCCTTGAGGTTTTTCTCCAGCGGCAGTTTCGAGTCCTTGAGCAGGCGCGCGGTCCTGGCGTTACGGCGCTCTTCGCGCTCGCGCTCGGCCAGCTCCAGCAGGTAGCTCTCGTACTCCCAGTTGTCCCGGCGCGCTGCGATTGCGCTCTCCTGATAGCAGCGCCGGATGGTGGGCAGGTGCAGTTCGGTCAGGTGGCGGTGCAGGCGGGCTGCTTTCTCCTTCTCAGATTGCATGGGCCAGCTCCTGCTGCCCGGACAATAGGCGATCGTAGCTGAGAAGGTCGACTGCGGCGACTCCGATCTCGGTCACAGGCGAGGCAATCTGCTGTGCGTGCACCAACTCCTCCACGGCCTGTGCCGTGACGGGTTGATGCCCGCACAGCTCGTCCAGGGCCGCAGCAACCGCCACTTCGCTCTCTTTGGCCGCCAGCGCCAGTATCTTGAGGTACTCGCGAGCGGCCACTTGCTGGGTGTGGCGCTCTTTGAGCTCGTCATAGGCGAGCCGGAAACAGCTGCCGGGAAACATCTCCTCGCGGTAGCGGTAATTCTCGAAGGCTCCAGGCTTTCGCTGCAGCTGATCGATGACGTGGCGGTAGTTGATAAGATGCCGGCACCTGCCGCGCAGGCGAGGCATCGAGTCCACGCGCTTCTGAGCGTAGAAAAGATCGAGATGGTCGGCAAAAAGCTCAACTTGTAGGCTCTCGCCGATCAGGCGGCTTTCGACGGAATAGGTGTTGTTGCTGACCCGGATGGTGCTTGCGCGACTGACCGTGACCTCAAGGCGCGTACAGCTCTCCAGCCGCCTTTGTGGCAGGTGGCGCAGTATGCGTTGCTCCTCCAGAAAACGCTCGCGGCGACCGCGGTTGAGCTTGGTGAAGAGCTCGCGCAAAAAGCGCCGGTACTCCTCGATGCTCTCGAAGTCGAAGCTGCCGCGCAGAAGGAGGGCCTGGCGAACCGCCCTCTTCAAACGGTAGTTGCTCTGCTCCACGTCGCCGTTCTCGTTGGGGCTGGCGGCCTGCGTCTTGCGACCACTCAGGTTGTAATGCCTGAGCAGAGCCTGATAGCGTTGGGTGAATTCTTCCTGGTGCAGGGCGTTGTGCACGGCCGCCGTCAGCCGGTCCGTCTGATGAGCCTGTGGCACGCCGCCGAGTTCCCACAACGCCGCCTGCAGCCCCTCGCTGAGGCTTTCGAAGCTCTCCGAGTAGCAGATGCTGCCGGTTTCCCAGTTGGAGTAGGTGAGCACGAAGTGATAGATGAGGTGGTCGAAGGGCTGTTTGGCGATGGTGATGCCGAGCTTGCCCATGTGCGTGTAATCGGACTGGGCCAGCTCGCCGGGGCGGTGCAGCTGAGGGAAGAACGTTTCCTTGGAGGGACCTTCCAGGGCCCGCCACCGCTTCACGCGACGCTGCAGGGTGCGCAGCTGGCCGTCTGAGAAGACGCCGGGAAAGCGGCGCTGGAGATCCTCGAAGAGGGTCTTGGCCTCCAGCCCCGGATTATCGGCAAGCTTCTCACGAATGTCCTCCCAATGGGCCTCAAAGGGGTCCGTTCTGGTTCGCCAGGTGTGCTCAACCTTGAGCTCGCTGGGTAGGTTGCCCGCCTTCACGTACTTGCGGGCGGTCTTTTCATCCATGCCGGCCTTGGCAGCGGCAACGCAGCCTGTGGTTTGCGTTTTCATCAGCTTGAATAACCTCCTTACTTGTTGATCGGTGACCATCCGCCATCCTTTCTTTAAAGATGGGCGGAAGCTTACAATCCCCTAAAAATTTCGGGAATTATAATTGTCGCCGGACGGGAGATTTAATTGTCGCTGATCACACCAGTGATAAATCGGCCTCCTCATTCCGGCTGCGACAGCAAACTTATCCGATTTGGAGGCGAACAACAAGTTACTCTACGACAAGACGCCGCTGCGCGGCGTGCATTGCTATTCTGGTTGCCTTTCCAAATACAGAACCATGACGAGGTCACTGCGACCCGCCTTTGCCGCTAGAGCCTTTACATGACCTTGCTCTTCATTTACATTTCGCACCCTGTAGTTGCCTACGTAGATCCATTCGTTAGATTCACGCTTTATGAAGACCGGTACGAATTGCTTCTGTGATGCGAATACCTTGGCATACCGGACGACGTTGACCCCTTCGCCGACCAGGATGACGTCTGGAATGCCCGGGTTCATACTCTCCTTCAGGCAGGCACAGACGACCTGGCCGTCCATATGCGGAAGATACTCTTGGATGCCGCCGCCGAGGATTCTGTTGATATCAGTTCTGGTGTACGAATTCCCCTTCTGCAATGTTTCCATGTCTACCTTTCTGCCTATCTTCCGGCCGCACAACGCCAGCCTTCACCGGCGGGGATGTAGCGCAGCGGAATCCCCGTCCGAGTGGAAGGCATTGTTAGGATTTTCTTCTCCCTCTGACGGCACCCAAAGCATGAGCTCTTCCAGGGGAGGGAACTTGGTCGGTAGTAGTCGCACATCGAAAGGCATATCCCCATCTACAAGCTGACAAAGGGGTGTGCTCATATACCCGTTTTGATCGCAATATCGAGCGACAATTTTGGTGTATCGCCGAAGAAGAAGTATCGATGGGAAGAAACCCTTGGATGTTGCCCACACCAGCATGTCTCGGCCCTGCTTTGAGCTATTACAACTGCGGCAAGCCCAGATTAGGTTATCCGCATCATCGGGCCCACCACGGATTCTCGGTATGAGGTGATCGACCGCCAAACTATCCTTCGCGCCGCAGTAATAACACGCCTGTGGCGCGGTCATCTTCAGCCGTTCATCGTCATATAACGACCGCATGGCAATCTTTCCGGACAGCAACCCATGGTAGGTTCTGTTGCGGATTATGTGGTGTATCCGTTGATATTTTTTGACCCCATCCTCCAGGGCTGAGTGCGCACGCGCAAGGTTCGCATACGACCACGATATCTGCTCTTGAACTGTTTCTGGTGTTGGTGTCGCCATTCTTCTCCTTAATCCTAACGACCGAAATAACCGGAGAGCGTAGCGAATCCGGTTGATTGATTGGTTAGAGGTGATTTGCAATGGCCAACGCGAACGACAATGCAGTTCTTCGAGAAATGATGAATGTTCCGGAACCGCTGATGGCTGAATATTTCGCCAGGAACGCTCACCGGATCATTGATGATGCCAACTACTGGAACGTGCTCGGTACGCTGTGGAAACTCGGCGGAACCGTAGTACAGCAAGATCTTTGGCGCGGGCTTTTTCTGGCAGATCGGCCGCGCCAACACAAGATCATGAAGGGGAGAGAGCGGCAACGCTGGCGGAATCTGCCCGCCGTGGTGACTGCTTATCGAGCGGTGAACCACCCCGAAGAAGCAGAGACGGCTATATCCTGGACGCTGGACCGAAAAGTAGCTGAGAAGTTTTCGCAAAATGCGAAAAGGCAAATCGTTGTGCGCAAATTTCGAAAACAGGATGTCTTCGCTTTTTTTGACCGGCTCGGGGAAGAAGAAATTTTGGTGAACCTCTAACATAGATTAGACCGCCGAAAAGCCGTGTTACAACACGGTCCTTTTCACCCAGCCATCGATTTATTTAAATATTTCCAAACAGTTACCAACTTCTTGCATCAACACCGCTTGCGTGTTATACCGTTTGAAGTCACGCGCCGGAAGGAACAACTCACATCCGGTATTCCATGCATTCCAATGTAGAACCTTTGGGGAGGGGAAACATGAGCCAGCCACGTTTGCTGGATCGCGTCAGAGATGCGATCCGTACCCGCCATTACAGTCTGCGCACCGAAGAGACTTATACTGCCTGGGTGCGTCGCTTCATACTCTTTCACAACAAGCGCCATCCGCAGGAAATGGGAGCGGATGAGGTGCGCCAGTTTTTAACTTATCTGGCCGTGCGGCAGAATGTTGCCGCATCGACCCAGAATCAGGCGCTCAATGCCCTGGTTTTCCTTTATAAGCAGGTCCTGGGAACCGACCTGGGCGATCTCGGCGAAGTCGTGCGCGCCAAGAAACCCCAGAAACTGCCGCTGGTGCTGACCCGCGACGAGGTGCAGCGTCTGCTGACCGGCCTCACCGGCACCCACTGGCTCATGGCCGGGCTGCTTTATGGCTCTGGCCTGCGTCTTCTGGAATGTCTACGCCTGCGCGTGCAGGATATCGATTTCGGTTATGGGCAGATCACCGTGCGACGCGGCAAGGGCGACAAGGACCGGCGCACAATGCTTCCGCAGTCGCTCATTGAGCCTCTTCAACGTCAGATCGCCCTGGTGCGGCAATTACACGAACGCGACCTTGCCGATGGGTACGGGCGCGTCTATCTGCCAGAGGCCTTAGCGAGAAAATATCCGGCAGCCCCGGCAAAATTGGGCTGGCAGTACCTGTTTCCCTCATCAAAGCTTTCCCGCGATCCGCGCAGCGGTGAAACGCGTCGTCACCATCTGAGTGAAAGCGTCCTGCAAAATGCCGTCAAACAGGCCGTGCGCTCGGCGGGGCTCAATAAACCGGCCAGTTGTCACACACTGCGCCACAGCTTCGCCACTCACCTGCTGGAGGATGGCTACGACATCCGCACGGTGCAGGAGCTGCTGGGACATCAGGATGTGCGCACCACCATGATCTACACTCACGTACTCAACAAGGGCGGGCAGGGGGTTCGCAGTCCGCTTGATTGCACCTGAGCGTCAAAGTTTGATGCTTTTTTGCGAAGGCATCAAGTCTGGCCGGAAACAACAAAAGCCGCCAGCGGGCATGAACCCGTGGCGGCTTTTGATATTAGTCGAGCGGCAAAAAAGGCTGTTTCCAGCATATCTTTCCTCGCTTGATCGAAATATGCACAATGCACAGTAAATACGAATGGTTCGACCTTAGCGTAAACGGTGGGCGGGAGCAAGGAAAAAGCAGGTTTTTGCCAGTGCCGGGTGACCCGATCCTGGTTGACCTTTGCCTGCGGGCCGGTGTAAAAAGGAGCTTTAAGGATCTTTCATGGGCAGATCGCGCGCATTTATCTACTCAAGTCGATTCGGCGACTTTTCCTACGGGACGCAGCATCCGTTCAAGCTGCTGCGGTATCGCCTGACTTATGAGCTGATCGAGGAGCTGGGGCTGTTGGACAACCCGGCGACCGAGGTGGTCGAGTGCCCGGTTGCGACTGAAGAAGAGGTCGCGCGGTTTCATCGTGCCGATTATCTTGATGTTCTTCGGGAATTCAATCAGGATGAAACCCCGAGGGCCAATTTTTTCTATGGCCTCGGCGATGTGGAAAATCCTGTCTTCCCCGGCTTTTATGATTGGGCCCTGCTCGGCACCGGTGGCACGCTGGAGGCGGCGCGTCGGGTGGCGGACGGGCGCAACAGGATCGCGTTCAACATGGCCGGCGGGTGGCATCATGCCCATGTCGCCCGTGCCTCCGGCTTCAGCTTTCTCAACGATGCGGTGGTGGCGATCTGCCATCTGCTCGATCGCGGGTTGCGCGTGGCCTATGTGGATCTGGACGCGCACCATGGCGACGGGGTTCAGGAAGCCTTTTACAGAGATTCGCGGGTTCTGACCGTTTCGATGCATGAAACGGGGGATGATTTTTTCCCTCATACCGGGTATGTTCACGAAATGGGGGAAGGCGATGGGAAGGGGTTCTCCCTGAACGTTCCCTTTTACCGTCACGCGGATGACCGGTTGTTCCGCCGCGCGTTTGATGCGGTTGTGGCGCCGGTGATCGAAAAGTTCGCGCCTGATATTCTGGTGACCCAGCTCGGCGTCGATACGTTGCGCACCGATCCGCTGGCGCGGCTGGAAATGACCACTGCCAGCCTGGAGTATTGTGCGCGCTGGTTTCGCGACAGCGGCCTGCGGTGGGTGGCGCTGGGCGGCGGCGGTTACAACAAGGTCAATGTCGCGCGCGGCTGGGCGCTGATCTGGGGGGCGATTCTGGGGATCGAGCTGCCGGATTTTCTGCCGCCGCGCTTTGTCCAGACGATCTCCTCTCTTGGTTTTTCGGATCAGCGGTTGCGGGATCTGCCTCACCATCCCCTGGATGACGATTATCGCAGGGCGGAGGAGGCCCTGGAGGAGAGGCTTGAGTTTCTGCGCCGCAATTTTTTCCCTCTGCATGGGATTGTGCGATGATGAGCCGCCTGGGAACCTCGCATCTGCTGGACCCTGACGGGCTGCCGCTGTTTTCGCTGGCGGAGATCAACCGGCTGCCGGTGGCGGAAAAAGAGCGCATCTACCAGCAGATTGTGCCGGAGCGGGTTTTTACCCAGTTCGGTATTGATGAAACGACGCTGTGCGGTGCTGACGGTCATCGAAAGGTCCATTTTATCTGCCCCGAGGGGCTGGGGCTGCTGCGCATCGAGGTAAGGATGCAGCCGCAGGATCGCGACTGCCTGTTTTTCGTGGAGGTTGCCGATACTCCCTTCGGCCAGATCGAGCTGTCCTTCTGCCTGATCAACGATCTCGATTCGCCCCGCTTCAATGTGGATGTGGACGAGGCCGGCCGCGACAATTGCTTTGCCACGGTGCGGCGCAACATCCCCGAAGAGATCCGCGCCATGCAGGCCGGGCTGGCGCCCAACCAGGTGCACCGGGGCCTTAAGATGTTTTCGCAGTTTTTCGCCCAGTTCGAGCGGTTTATCGATTCGCTGGGGATCGACACCATCATGGCCGAGCCGCTTTCCTACGACAACGCGGTGCGCTATGAAGGGTACGGGTTTGACTACCTGACCGGCAAACAGCTCATGCACTGGATCGATCGCGAATTCCAGCCCGGCGGTGTTCTGTTCCAGCGCCTCGACGGATCCACCCCTTTTCGTCAGCCGGGGATGGAAAAGACGGTGCGGGGGCGCAGCTGGGCGATCCACGACGGCATCATGGATCAGCCCTGGGACAACATCCGTATCTACAAGACGATTGGAGAGGATGCCGGCGTCCGCACTTATACCGGCGGCCGGTATTAGAATAACCGCAGCCGCTATATCTACTTATAACCGTTTCAGCGTGGGGTCGTCACTCCCATGACAAGGGACACTTTTCGCCATCCCTGGCCGTGTGATTGGCGCCTTCCCTGGCGCCAAACACCCTTGACATGGGAGTTACGACCCCGCAAGTTGAATTGATCCTTTCACTTTTTTTCTTTAAGGGATTGAAAAATAATGAGTTCTTCCTTGTCGCCCGACTTTTTTGTGATGTGGACTCCCGAACCCGGACGGACGATTGAAGTCGGGCCCAAACGCGAGCCGATGGAGCTGCCTGCGATCCCCCTGCCTCTGCGCAAGGAGGATGCCGATCGGGAACATCTCTCGGATGATCAGATCGGCGAAGGACTTTTTGATTATCTCCGCCAGTTTCCCGACTGCCCCCACGCCGCCGAATATGCGCGCATTCTGAACGAGGGCTTTCCCCATTACCTGGCCGAAATCGGCTCGCAGATCGTGATGCTCGACGCCCGTCAGGTCGACCCCCTGTATATCCGCCGCAAAATTCGCCTGCTTAAAATTCTGCTGCTTCTCGAACCGGAAAACCCGGGCCTGCTGCAGCAGATCGGCATGGCCTATTACCAGGTGGGGACCATGTTCTCCGAGCTGGCGAACTGCCGGACCGATCTGCTTCGCGCCATGAATTATTTTCAGAAGGCACTCGGGCGGGTGGAGGATCTGACCTCTCTGAATTATCTGGCACAGATCGATTATCTGCTGGGAGACTATTCCGCTGCGGCGCGGCGCTGGCAGGGGGTGGTTGACCGCCTGCCGCAGGGCGAGGCCCGCAGCCGACTTGAGGAGCGTCTGTCTGCCATCGACCGGGATGATGTCCCCGGGCAACCCCTGGTCGATGATATTGAGCGGATCAGCAAGGCGGCGGAACATTATAACGAACAGCGTTACGACGATGCCCTTGCCGTGATGAGCGAAGTGCTTGATAATGCCTATCTGACGGCCCTGTATCAGCCGCCTGAATTGTTTCATTTTTACGGTCTTTGCCTGGAGAAGAACTACGATCTGCGGTCCGCGGCCGAGGCTTTTCAGCAGGCGTTGGAGATCGATGCCGATTACAAGCCCGCCCAGGAAGGACTCGAGAGGGTCGCCGGGTGATTTGTCCTGGCGGGACATCTGTAAGCGCGCAAAGGAGAGGTGTCGGCATGACATCTTTCGCCCGGGCGGCAAGCGCACTGTCGGCGATTGTGATCGGCCTGGTTCTGTTTCTCCCGGCGGGTGCATCCGGCGAGGACCGGATCACCACCCTGTGGCCTCTTTTTGACGACCGCCGCTCCGATGCCGTCGACTACCGCTGCATTCACATTCTCGGGCCGCTGATCAAATATGAGCGCAAAGGTCCCGAAACCGAATTCAGCATCCGGCCGTTTTATTTCGGGGCCCGCGATCATGAAGACGAGGTGTCTTTATCCGAATATCTTTTTCCCCTTGCAAGGCGTCAGAAGGATCCGGGGAAGAACCGTTTCCACTTTTTTCACCTGCTGGAGTTGGATTTCGGCGAGCGTGAACAGGGCAGCAACGACGAATTCATGCTGTTCCCGTTCCTGTTTTATGGTGAACTTCCCGACGACGACAGCTACTTCGCCTTCTTTCCCTTCGGCGGCAGGATTGTCGGGCGCTTCTGGCGGGACGAAATCCGTTTTGCCCTTTTCCCCCTTTACGGCCAGACCATCAAGGACGATACCCAAATCACCAATATTCTCTGGCCCATTTATGCCCGTATTGAGGGGGAGAACGAGCGCGGCTTCAAGCTATGGCCTTTTTACGGGCAGTCGGAGAAAGAGGGGCACTACCGCAAGCGTTTTGCGATCTGGCCGATATATTTCAACGAGCATCTGCGGCAGGACAGTGACAACCCCCTGCACCGCAAGGCGTATTTTCCCTTCTACATCCGAGAGGATTCACCGCTGCTGACCCGGCGGACCTGGCTCTGGCCGTTTTTCAGTCACGTCGTAGACCGGGATAAAGGCTTTGAGGAATGGAACATGCCCTGGCCGCTGATCCGCGTCGCCAATGGGCCCTACAAGGAGTCACGCAAGTTTCTGCCGTTTTATTCCTATGAGCGAACCGGCGCCATGGAGCGCACCTGGCACCTGTGGCCGTTTTTTCTGGAGACTCGGTTGACGACCGATGATCTGGTCGTTGAGAAGAACAGGATTCTCTTCTTTCTTTATGCCCATGACGAAGAGCGCCTCATTGCTGAAGAAACCGAGTACACTCGCAAGGAAAGGGTCGCGCTCTGGCCGTTGTTTACCTTCGAGAACCGAAACGGGGTGCGCAGTTTCTCAACTCTTTCGCTTCTCAGGCCGTTTTTTCCGCGCAGTGAGGCCATAGAGCGCAACTGGACCCCGCTGTGGACCTTGTACGCGGCCAAATGGGACAGCCAGGGCAATTCGGCTTCGACGCTGTTGTGGAATCTATTCTGGCGTGAGCAGCGTGGTGATGATGTCGCGATGGAGGTTTTCCCCCTGTTTCGCTACGAACGGCAGGATGGAGAAATCCGTGATTTCCGCCTTCTCAAGGGGCTGATTCGTTATACCCGGGATGCGGGTGAAAAAAAACTCTCTTTTCTCTATACTCCCTGGGGGTGGTCCTGGGAGGGAGCTACGGAAGAACCATGATTGGGCGAATGCTTGAAAAAATCGGGGGAACGATTCTCTCTCTGTCCCAGGCGACCGGAGAGATGCTCAAACTGCTGTGGCAGACGATCTTCTATTTCAAGGAGGCGCCGCGCAATCTGCCAGCGATCTTCAAGCAGATGAGCGATATCGGTATCGACACGCTGCCGATTGCGGCGCTGCTGGCGTTCTTCGTGGGGATGGTTCTGGCGCTGCAGACCGGGACTCAGCTTGCCCTTTACGGTACGCAGAACGTGATCGGCGCCATTGTCGGCCTCTCCATGGTCAAGGAGCTGGGGCCGGTCATGACCAGCATGCTGGTGGCGGGGCGGGTCGGCTCGTCCATGGCGGCGGAAATCGGGGCGATGAAGGTGTACGAGGAGATCGATGCCCTCAAGACCCTGGAAATCAACCCGGTGCGTTACCTGGCGATGCCGCGCATGATCGCCTGTTTGCTGGCGGTACCGGCCATCACCGTCTTTTCCATTATCATCGGTATCCTGGGCGGGGGGTTGATCAGCTCGGTCACGCCCGTAATCAACGTGCCTTTCAGCGTGTATTTTGATAACATGGTTCAGACGTTAAGCTATATTGAGATTTTCAAGGGCCTGCTGAAAGCTTTTGTGTTCGGCGGCATCATCGCCCATGTCGGGTGTTATGTCGGCTTTCAGACCACCGGGGGCGCACGGGGCATCGGCCGCGCGACAACCCGCGCAGTCGTCATGGCTTTTTTGCTGATCATGGTGGCCGATTATTTTCTGACGCGCATTACTCTTTGATGGCGTCGCAAAAATTCCGCCCTACGGCGTTACGGCGTTTTTTCAGGACCTCGACATACCTGATGTATGCCTTCGCCCCTGAAAAAACACCAAGCCTTGTAGGACGAAATTTTTGCTTAGCCATCCTCTGAATTTTGCGACGCTTTCACTCTTTCTTGATGGATATCTGTTATGGCATCACATAAAAATGGAGAGGGAAACCACGACCACGCCCCGTCCCTGATGGAAAAACTGCTGCATGGTTTTCCCGGCTCGGTTTTCGAAAGGGAGAGTGCAAGTTGTGAGTGCATTCCAGACTACGGCGAACCGAGCGGGGTAGAGATACGCATCGTCGATCTCAACAAGTCTTTTGGCGAGACGCATGTTCTCAAGGACATTAACCTGGAGATCAAGCCGGGCGAAACCTTCTCTATCATCGGCCCTTCCGGGACGGGGAAAAGCGTGCTGCTCAAGCACATCGTCAAGCTGGAAAAACCCGACAGCGGCACCATCTATATCGACGGTCACGATATCTTCGAACCGAAAGAGAAGAACACGCCGCGAGAATACCGCTACAGCATGGTCTTTCAGACCTCGGCCCTGTTCAACTCCCTGTCGGTGGGGGAAAATGTCGGCCTGTGGCTGCGCGAGAAACGCGTCTGCACCGAGGCCCGCATCCGGCGCATCATTGGAGAAAAACTGCGACTGGTCGGGCTTGAAGGCAAAGAAAATATGATGACTTCCGAACTCTCGGGAGGCATGAAAAAGCGGGTGGCCATCGCCCGTTCCCTAGCCATGAACCCTGACCTGATTCTCTATGATGAGCCCACCGCCGAGCTCGACCCGATTACATCGGATGAGCTGGCGCGGGTGATCATGAGCCTGAAGAAAGAGGTCAACCTGACGACGGTGATCGTCAGCCACGACTTGAATTTTGCGTTTCATCTCTCCGATCGCGTGGCGATGATCAATGAAGGCCGCATTATCGAGGTTGGAACACCTTCCGAGATCAGGAAGAGCGATAATCCTGCAATCAAGAAGTTTCTCTACACCACCACGAAAGGTATCGCGGGGGATTGATATATGAGCATGTCTACTGAAAAGAAAGTTGGCCTGTTTTTTCTGCTGTCGCTCATTGCACTGGCGGTTTTGATTGAATTCGTCGAAGAGATCAAGCCCTTTCAGGATCAGGTCCAGTACGTCGCCTATTTCGATTCCCTGGTGGGCCTCAACGAAGGCGACCCGGTGCGTCTGTCCGGCGTTCAGGTCGGCAAGGTGAAAACGATCGAGCTTGAAGATCACCGCATCCGTGTGGTTTTTGCGGTTAAGGAAGGGACAGCGGTCAAGCCCGACAGCTACGCCAAGGTTCAGCAGACCAACCTGCTCGGCGGGCAGTTTCTTGGGTTGAGTTTCGGCTCGGAGGATCAACCCTACCTTGAACCGGGGTCTGCCGTTCGGACCACCGAAAGTACCAGCATCGACCAGATGCTCACCGATCTGGACCGTAATTTGAAAAAGGCGCTGGGAGAGTTGAGCGACTTTGTCGCTGAGGGTCGAGAGGGGTTGACGGCGTCCCTGGAACACCTGCGCAGTGTGCTGCGCAAGGTCGATGAGGGGGAGGGCACGTTCGGAAAGCTGGTCAACGATGACGGTCTCTATGAAGAGGTGGCACTGATTTCAGCCGACCTGAAGGAACTCACCGGGCGTTTGCGTGAGGGCGAGGGGACGCTGGGGCGCCTGTTTACCGATGAAAGCCT
Protein-coding sequences here:
- the istB gene encoding IS21-like element helper ATPase IstB: MQSEKEKAARLHRHLTELHLPTIRRCYQESAIAARRDNWEYESYLLELAEREREERRNARTARLLKDSKLPLEKNLKAFDRKRLPRKVDTQLTQLLKATFLDHKENVLAFGNPGSGKTHLLCAVAQELIYQGRQIRFMPCNLLVQELLIAKRDLTLARVLKRYAKYEALIIDDIGYVQQSREEMEVLFTLLADRYERSSIMLTSNLPFSKWEQIFKDPMTTAAAIDRLVHHSVILELNMPSYRLEQSQKAQALTEPHQETL
- the istA gene encoding IS21 family transposase is translated as MKTQTTGCVAAAKAGMDEKTARKYVKAGNLPSELKVEHTWRTRTDPFEAHWEDIREKLADNPGLEAKTLFEDLQRRFPGVFSDGQLRTLQRRVKRWRALEGPSKETFFPQLHRPGELAQSDYTHMGKLGITIAKQPFDHLIYHFVLTYSNWETGSICYSESFESLSEGLQAALWELGGVPQAHQTDRLTAAVHNALHQEEFTQRYQALLRHYNLSGRKTQAASPNENGDVEQSNYRLKRAVRQALLLRGSFDFESIEEYRRFLRELFTKLNRGRRERFLEEQRILRHLPQRRLESCTRLEVTVSRASTIRVSNNTYSVESRLIGESLQVELFADHLDLFYAQKRVDSMPRLRGRCRHLINYRHVIDQLQRKPGAFENYRYREEMFPGSCFRLAYDELKERHTQQVAAREYLKILALAAKESEVAVAAALDELCGHQPVTAQAVEELVHAQQIASPVTEIGVAAVDLLSYDRLLSGQQELAHAI
- a CDS encoding HNH endonuclease translates to MATPTPETVQEQISWSYANLARAHSALEDGVKKYQRIHHIIRNRTYHGLLSGKIAMRSLYDDERLKMTAPQACYYCGAKDSLAVDHLIPRIRGGPDDADNLIWACRSCNSSKQGRDMLVWATSKGFFPSILLLRRYTKIVARYCDQNGYMSTPLCQLVDGDMPFDVRLLPTKFPPLEELMLWVPSEGEENPNNAFHSDGDSAALHPRR
- a CDS encoding integron integrase gives rise to the protein MSQPRLLDRVRDAIRTRHYSLRTEETYTAWVRRFILFHNKRHPQEMGADEVRQFLTYLAVRQNVAASTQNQALNALVFLYKQVLGTDLGDLGEVVRAKKPQKLPLVLTRDEVQRLLTGLTGTHWLMAGLLYGSGLRLLECLRLRVQDIDFGYGQITVRRGKGDKDRRTMLPQSLIEPLQRQIALVRQLHERDLADGYGRVYLPEALARKYPAAPAKLGWQYLFPSSKLSRDPRSGETRRHHLSESVLQNAVKQAVRSAGLNKPASCHTLRHSFATHLLEDGYDIRTVQELLGHQDVRTTMIYTHVLNKGGQGVRSPLDCT
- a CDS encoding acetoin utilization protein AcuC — its product is MGRSRAFIYSSRFGDFSYGTQHPFKLLRYRLTYELIEELGLLDNPATEVVECPVATEEEVARFHRADYLDVLREFNQDETPRANFFYGLGDVENPVFPGFYDWALLGTGGTLEAARRVADGRNRIAFNMAGGWHHAHVARASGFSFLNDAVVAICHLLDRGLRVAYVDLDAHHGDGVQEAFYRDSRVLTVSMHETGDDFFPHTGYVHEMGEGDGKGFSLNVPFYRHADDRLFRRAFDAVVAPVIEKFAPDILVTQLGVDTLRTDPLARLEMTTASLEYCARWFRDSGLRWVALGGGGYNKVNVARGWALIWGAILGIELPDFLPPRFVQTISSLGFSDQRLRDLPHHPLDDDYRRAEEALEERLEFLRRNFFPLHGIVR
- a CDS encoding MlaE family ABC transporter permease, which gives rise to MGRMLEKIGGTILSLSQATGEMLKLLWQTIFYFKEAPRNLPAIFKQMSDIGIDTLPIAALLAFFVGMVLALQTGTQLALYGTQNVIGAIVGLSMVKELGPVMTSMLVAGRVGSSMAAEIGAMKVYEEIDALKTLEINPVRYLAMPRMIACLLAVPAITVFSIIIGILGGGLISSVTPVINVPFSVYFDNMVQTLSYIEIFKGLLKAFVFGGIIAHVGCYVGFQTTGGARGIGRATTRAVVMAFLLIMVADYFLTRITL
- a CDS encoding ABC transporter ATP-binding protein, giving the protein MASHKNGEGNHDHAPSLMEKLLHGFPGSVFERESASCECIPDYGEPSGVEIRIVDLNKSFGETHVLKDINLEIKPGETFSIIGPSGTGKSVLLKHIVKLEKPDSGTIYIDGHDIFEPKEKNTPREYRYSMVFQTSALFNSLSVGENVGLWLREKRVCTEARIRRIIGEKLRLVGLEGKENMMTSELSGGMKKRVAIARSLAMNPDLILYDEPTAELDPITSDELARVIMSLKKEVNLTTVIVSHDLNFAFHLSDRVAMINEGRIIEVGTPSEIRKSDNPAIKKFLYTTTKGIAGD